The region CCCAAGCAGATTATAAATTCTCGCTTGGTCTGAGAAAAGAAGCGGCCTACGAAGGGTAGCAAGAGAATGGTCGCTAGATTCGGAATAGAAAAAAGTATTCCTGTTGTTACGGATGGTAATTGTAAGCTTGATTTAAGCAGAACAGGGTAGAATGCGATCAGCCCGCCTATACCGATTGTACGCCCGAATACGGCAAGCAAAGTAAAGGCGAAGGTCTGCCTGTTTTCGATTAGATCAGATGGCGGAACTGTTTTGTGCTGGGAATTATGTGGCAGTTCGTAAAACGAGAGAAGTAAAAAGGATGCAAGCATACATACCGAAAGTGCAGTAAGGACTGGAATAAAATCTTTATCTATATATAAATAACCGCCGAGCAGTGGGCCGAGAAAGAATGCGGTGTTGATTCCTGCCGCAAGAATTGAAAATCTTTTGGTAAGTCTACTTCCCGTGGATTGCACACCTATGGCAGCCATACCAACCGTTTTTATTGTTCCGGAACAGAGTCCCAGAACGAATTGTATGGCATAAAGAGATTCAAGTGACGGATATATCAGGTATATAAGTGGCAGCAGAGCAGCGCTGCATGTTGCTGTGAGTAAAAGTTTTTTTGCTCCGTTGCGGTCGGAAATTGTTCCTGAAAGCGGTGCAATCAGGAGCTTTGCAATAAAATAACCACTGAAAGCAGTCCCCAGCCACAGACCTCCTGCCATTTCATCAAGGCTTAAAAGGGGTAGCGTGAATGTAAAAATGCCTATTCCTATCGAGGCTATAAATATGGCAACGATAAGGAGTGGAATCTGACTCTGTTTTAGTTTTTGGCTACGCTTCGAATTATGAATGTGCATGCTTCTTCAAATAGGTCTGGGATTTGGTACGGTGCTAAAAATACTGTGCGGACTGCCCCGACAATGTGGCCATAAATAAGAAAAGACGTTTGCGGAAGTGGGACTTCTTTTATGGAATCGTCTTCTATCCCTTTTCTTAAGTAAGTTTCAATTTGGTCGATAAGTGTCTGAAATTTAGCGGCAATTACGTGTCTGTCCAGTTGAGGGTTTTCGTCACTGAATGGTGAACATCTGAGTAAAGTCGGGAACGTTGTTTTATGTGCACTTGTGAAATCAAAATAAGATTCAACAAATATTCTCAAGGCATCAAGTCCGTTATCAGCTTGATCAGCTTTTTGGGTGAAAATGCTCAGCATTTGATCTATCAGAGCTAGGCCGGATTCAAGGAATAGGTTATCTTTATTGCCGAAGTAGTGCGAGACCAGCCCCGAAGCTACTTCAGCGTGGTCGGCAACCATTTTTAGAGTTGTTCCTGTGAAGCCGTGCTCCCCGAATTGTTCTTGTGCGGCAAGGAGGATCTTTTGTTTTTTTGTCATCTTTGCGAGCTCCCTAACTTTTAAAAGCATGATTAAAGTGAAACTTCGTTGCTGATACAGATAAAATTGAAAAAAGTCCGCCTTTAATTGTCAGCTTAAATTCCCCTCCTTTTTGTTCATATTACTTTGTTTGATAACATAAATGACATTATAAAAAATTTAAAATTTGTAGTTGATCGTAAATCCAAAGTTAATAACGTTGTTCACTCTAAAATATTTTTGTTCTTTGAATTAGCAAATATTTAATATGCCATCAAACTTTGGAATCGGAAGTTTTTAAGGTTAAATTTAATAACTTATTTGTTTTTAAGTATATAGACTCTAGTAACAACTATTTTAAAATAGTAGCACGATTGCTTTCTGCAAAATAATGTAAAGTTGTCAACAAATTTTTCAATATTGATTGACCAGCCAATTAAGGGATGATATTACATTAATCAAAATAAGGAAATGGCTTTAGCTGTTTCAGTTGACAAGTAGTGTTGAGAGTTCTGTTACTCTGGTTTTTTTAATTCTCTCCGGGAATCGTAGTAAGTAGCTCATGGGTGGGTTTAGTTGAGACGGTTTTTGGGTGGTCGGAGGATATATGCCAGTTGGAAGTCAAAACATATTTGCCGTGTCCGGCTTAATTCGCTTTAGGGCGCAGCAGCAAAATGAAATGGAAAATAGCTTAACAGCTGTTTTTAGTTTCTATCTGCTGTGGTTTATTTTCTTATTCATTTCTACCTTGTCTTCTTATGCCTTTCTAAAAAATATATGCAGATCTTTTCCGCCTAACGCGGTTTTAGTTAAAAGATCATTCTTGCACATCAAATCCAGTTTACAGCACATCCAGTCTAAAAAATCATTCCATTTAATACCTTCACTTAACAACTCAACCTTTCCGAATCGTTTGTCGCTATCAAATTATAGAATACTCCCATTCGGAGAATTCTTAATTTTAAACCGGTTTTATGATTCATTATCTGGAAAAAATATTTCGTCTTTCCAGAGTATTTGAGGATGGTACAAGATTATAAGCAGGCAAACTGTGTGTAGTAATTTTGTATCATTTAATCAGGCTGATGAGGTCATGTTGGTAATCCATTAATGCGGGAAAATTTCCGTCAAAGGAGGATGATTATGGCTGTGGATGTATCTATGCACGTAGTGCGGCCTGGAAAACGTGATGCGGTTCTTGATTGGCTGCAAATGTTAACCGGTGCCGGTTTAGTTGCTTTTATGTGGTGTCATATGCTGCTGGTTTCATCGGTTGTTCTTTCACCTAAACTCATGAATGCAATAGCTGGTTTCTTTGAGTCAACTTATATGGTCCAAGTTGGTGGACCTTTGATTTTCTTAGCTTTTTTGCTACATTTTGTGCTGGCTGCAAGGAAAATCCCTTTCCGCTCCGATGGTCAGGCCGCTATTTGGCAGCATGCAAAAATGTTGAAGCATCGTGATACGTGGCTCTGGATCGTGCAGGCTGTAACAGCCATGATTATTCTTGTCATGGGAGCTATCCACATGTGGGTTGTTCTAAATGATCTTCCTATCACTGCTGCAAAATCAGCCGCTCGCGTCTCCGATGGGTGGTGGCTGTTATTCTACCTTGTTCTTCTGCCCTGCGTTGAACTGCATGTCAGCGTCGGCTTTTACCGCATAGGTGTTAAGTGGGGAGTTATTAAAACTGAAGGAAGAGCAAAGGCTAAAAAATTTGAATTCCTCCTTTTCTCTATCTTTATGATCATTGGCATTATTACTCTGATCAGGTTCGTAACTTTAATGTAAACGGGGTTATTAAATGCAAACATATTACTCTGATCTCCTCGTAATCGGAGCCGGACTGGCTGGCGAACGAGTGGCTGTTGAAGCCGCACAGGAAGGTTTTGACGTAATCTGTCTTTCCATTGTTCCAGCACGCAGATCCCATTCTTCTGCCGCGCAGGGTGGAATGCAGGCTGCGCTAGGTAACTGTGCCAAAGGGGAAGGCGATAGTGTTGATGTTCATTTCGGTGATACTGTCCGCGGTTCTGACTGGGGGTGTGACCAGGAAGTTGCAAGGCTTTTCGCGGATGCGGCTCCGATTGAAATGAGACGTCTGGCTCATTGGGGTGTGCCTTGGAACAGAGTTGTTCCCGGGAAATCCTTTTATTTTAAGGGTGGAGAAAAGTTCGATAAGGAAGAGAAGGAAGAAAAGCGCGGCCTGATTACTGCCCGTTCATTCGGCGGAACTGCTAAATGGCGTACTTGTTATACTTCTGACGGAACCGGACATGCTGTTATGTGTACAATGGATAACAGATGCGCCGAGCTCGGAATTACTGTTTTGGATCGTAAAGAAGCAATATCACTTATCCATGATGGTGATGTCTGTACCGGAGCTGTTGTGCGTTGTCTGCGTACTGGAGAACTGGAAGTCTTTCTTTCCAAATCAACTGCAATTTGCACAGGCGGTTTCGGGCGTATTTATAAAGCGACTACCAACGCAGTTATATGTGATGGTGGTGGGCATATTATCGCTCATGACACTGGTGTTGTTCCTATCGGTAATCCGGAAGCTATTCAGTTTCATCCTACCGGAATTGTTCCAACCGATATTTTGGTAACAGAAGGTTGTCGTGGTGACGGTGGAACACTGCTCGATGTTAATGAAGAAAGGTTCATGAATATTTATGAGCCTGAAAAAGCAGAACTTGCTTCCCGTGATGTAGTCTCCCGCTGGATGACGCATCATATGCGCCAAGGCAAAGGTGTTAAATCTGCTTACGGTGAACATCTCTGGCTGGATATCCGCCATCTTGGAGACAAACATATTTCGACTAAGCTTCGCGAAGTTGATGAAATATGTAAAAACTTCCTTAATGTTGACCCACGCAAACAACTTATCCCTGTCCGCCCTACTCAGCATTACACAATGGCCGGTGTTCGTACCAATAAAGACGGAGCTGTATACGGCCTTAAAGGGTTGTTCTCCGCAGGGGAAGCCGCATGTTGGGATATGCACGGATTTAACAGACTGGGCGGTAACTCACTTGCAGAAACCGTTGTGGCAGGTGGTATCATCGGGACTAAGATAGTTGAGTTCCTTAAAGGTTACGAAACTCAATTTAAAACTGATGTTATAGCTGATGCTGTCCGTAAGCAGGAAGAGAGAATCCAAAATCTTGCTCATAGCAAAAATGGCAAAGAGAATGTTTATAAAGTGCGTGAAGAGTTGCAGGAAGCTCTTATGCAGGGCTGTTTTGTATTTAGAAGTGATCCGGGGCTTAAGACTTGTATTGAAACCCTTAAAGGCACTCTGGAAAAAGCTCGTAAAGTCGGTTTGGTCTCAAATGGAATGGGAGCCAACCACGAAATGGGAGCAGCTCTTAAGATTGTAGGGCAGGTCAAACTCGGACTTTGTATTGCCAAGGCTGCTTTGGAACGTACTGAAAGCCGTGGATCTCACAATCGTGAAGACTTCACCGAACGTAATGACCGTGACTGGCTTAAGAGAACTCTTGCATATTGGCCTGAAGGAAACGATATGCCTGATCTTAAGTACGAAGAGGTTACTCCCGTATACGAAATCCCACCGGGAGATCGCGGGTACGGTGCCGGTAAGATAATCGAAGCTGATAAGGCTGAGATAGAAGCAAAAATGATCAAGAGATAAACTCCTGAAAGTAATCAAGGAACATAAAATGAGCAGAAAACTCGAATTCGATATATTCCGCTATAATCCGCAGGATAAAGGCTCCGTTCCGCACATGCAGACTTTTGTTCTGGATGAGACAGAGAACATGACCCTCTTCATTGCTCTCAACCGTCTGCGTGAGGAGCAGGATCCAGGACTGATCTTTGACTTCTGTTGTCGCGCAGGTATTTGCGGTGCATGTGCCATGGTTGTGAACGGTCGTCCCGGATTGGCTTGTCAGACAAAGACTATTGACCTTCCTACACAGATAACTTTGTTACCGCTTCCGGTTTTTAAATTGATCGGTGATCTTTCAGTTGATACCGGAACTTGGTTCAGAGAAATGTATAAATCCACCGAGTCATGGATTCATACTCATAAAGTATTTGAAGATAATGCTATTGAAGAACGCATGGAAAATGATGTTGCCGAACAGATTTACGAACTTGAACGCTGTATTGAGTGCGGTTGTTGTATTTCCGCCTGTGGTACAGCCCGTTTACGTGATGACTTCCTCGGGGCGGCCGCCCTTAACCGTGTGGCCCGTTTCGTTGTCGACCCTCGTGACCAGCGTACCGATAGAGATTATTTTGAAATTATTGGGAATGATGAAGGAATCTTCGGTTGTATGGGCTTACTTGGCTGTGAAGATGTTTGTCCAAAAAATCTTCCTTTACAGAACCAGTTAGGCTTCTTGCGCCGTAAGATGGGTATCACCGCTATTAAGGAAATATTCAGGAAGTAGATGATGCGAACTATTAAAGCTGAAACTGTCATTGATGCTGTGGCGAAAATGTGCGTGAGCGCGAATCGCTACTTGCCGGAAGACGTGCGAAAGCGTTTTGAAGAATGTGCCGCTGCGGAAGATTCTCCAGCTGCAAAAGAAGTCTTCAGGCAGATTAAAGAAAATTGGGAACTGGCTGAGAAGTCTGGGCTTCCACTTTGTCAGGATACCGGACTCGCCGTTTACATTGTTGACGTCGGTGAAGATGTTAAAGTTGAAGGAATGACTCTGCGAGAAGCTATCACAGAAGGAACCCGCAAAGGGTACGAAGAAGGATTCTTAAGGAAATCTTCCTGTGATCCTCTGACCCGTAAAAACACAGGAGATAACACTCCTGCAATTATTCATTTTGATATTGTCCCCGGTGACAAAATCAAAATTACTTTCATGGCAAAAGGTGGCGGTTCTGAAAATATGAGCCGTGTAACCATGCTTGCTCCTGCACAAGGGTGGGCCGGAATTAAGAAGTTTGTCATCGAAAGAGTTGCGGAAGCAGGTCCTAATCCATGTCCTCCGACAATGGTCGGCATAGGTGTCGGCGGAACTTTTGAGTACTCCGCACTTCTGGCAAAAAAATCTCTTATGAGAAAAGTAGGCACACCCAGCCCTGATCCGGAGATAGCAAAGCTGGAAGCTGAACTCATGGAAGATCTTAATAAACTTGGAATTGGCCCCATGGGGCTTGGCGGTAAAACAACTGTGTTTGATGTAAAAATTGAAATGCGCCCCTGTCATATCGCAAGTCTGCCGCTGGCAGTTAATATCCAGTGTCATTCTTCAAGGCATGAGGAGGTGATACTGTAATGGCCCAATATTCACTCACCACTCCGCTAACTGATAAAGATATGGAGCAGCTTAAAGCTGGTGATGTCGTAAAACTTACCGGAACTATTTATACTGCCCGTGACGCCGCTCATAAAAGACTGACGGATCTGCTTGATAATGGAGAACCTCTTCCTTTCGACCTGAAAGGTTCAGTTATTTATTATGTCGGCCCAAGTCCGGCCCCTCCGGGCAGACCTATTGGAGCTGCCGGACCGACTACAAGTTACCGCATGGATACTTATGCACCGCGTCTGCATTGCCTCGGCCAGAAGGCCAGCATCGGTAAGGGGAAAAGAAGCGATGAAGTTAAACAGGCCCTTAAAGATAATAAGGCTGTTTATTTCGGAGCAACAGGCGGAGCAGGAGCACTTCTTTCTATGTGCATCAAGGAAGCAAAGGTTATTGCTTTTGATGAACTAGGACCGGAAGCAATTCGTGAACTGACCGTTGAAGATTTTCCTTTACTGGTCATCAATGATTGTCATGGGGGAGAGCTTTACGCAGTACCGGATAGAAAAGCCGCAGGAATATAATTACCTGTATGCTTAAAAGCAACTGACTAATCAGGAGAATATTATGGCTCTTTTTACTAAACAGGAAGCTCTAGATTATCATTCCAAAGGCAGAAGAGGCAAAATTGAAGTTGTGCCGGTTAAACCCTGTGCAACTCAAAAACATCTATCCATGGCTTATAGCCCCGGCGTTGCCGAAGCTTGTTTGGAAATCGCTAAAGATAAAGATAAATCCTTTCTCTACACAGGTCGCGGAAATCTTGTAGGAGTTGTTTCAAACGGAACAGCTGTTCTCGGTCTCGGTAATATTGGGCCCGAAGCCGGAAAACCCGTTATGGAAGGTAAAGGGGTTCTCTTTAAAGTTTTTGCAGATGTGGATGTTTTTGATATTAATCTTGATGTCACTGATCCTGACGAACTTTGTGCAATAGTAAAATCTCTTGAGCCGACTTTCGGCGGTATTAATCTCGAAGATATCAAAGCTCCTGAATGCTTTTATATTGAAGAGAAGCTTAAAAAAGAAATGAATATTCCGGTTTTTCATGATGATCAGCACGGAACCGCGATTATTTCCGGTGCCGGACTTATCAACGCCGCAGAAATTGCCGGAAAAAAAATAGCTGATATGCGTCTTGTTGTTTCAGGAGCCGGAGCTGCAGCTGTTGCTTGTACTAATTTCTATATGTCACTTGGTATCAAGCTTGAAAACGTTGCTATGTTTGACTCAAGAGGACACATCAATAAAAGCCGTTCAGGTTTGAATCCTCAGAAACAGGATTTTGCTACTGATAAAGAGTATAAAGACTTGGCTGATGCCATGAAGGGTGCAGATTTATTCCTCGGCCTTTCTGCAAAGGGCATAGTCTCAAAAGAAATGGTTAAATCCATGGCTGACTCTCCTATCATCTTTGCCTGTGCCAATCCAGATCCAGAAATCACTTATACTGATGCTAAAGAAGCAAGGCCTGATGCAATTATGGGAACAGGACGTTCAGATTACCCTAATCAGGTAAACAATGTTCTTGGCTTTCCTTTTATTTTCAGAGGTGCACTGGATGTGCGTGCAACTGCTATTAATGAAGAAATGAAAATTGCCGCAGCCAATGCTCTAGCTGCTTTGGCTAAAGAGCCTGCTCCGGATTACGTCTGCAAGGCTTATGGTGTGGATAAGCTTGAGTTCGGCATTGATTATATCATTCCGAAACCGCTTGATCTTCGTTTGATCGAGTTTGAATCTGCTGCTGTAGCGCAGGCTGCAATGGACACAGGTGTAGCTCAGATCACACTTGATATCGAAGAGTACAAGAAAGAGCTGCGTGAGCGTCTGGCTGCTT is a window of Desulfovibrio sp. UCD-KL4C DNA encoding:
- a CDS encoding fumarate reductase flavoprotein subunit, giving the protein MQTYYSDLLVIGAGLAGERVAVEAAQEGFDVICLSIVPARRSHSSAAQGGMQAALGNCAKGEGDSVDVHFGDTVRGSDWGCDQEVARLFADAAPIEMRRLAHWGVPWNRVVPGKSFYFKGGEKFDKEEKEEKRGLITARSFGGTAKWRTCYTSDGTGHAVMCTMDNRCAELGITVLDRKEAISLIHDGDVCTGAVVRCLRTGELEVFLSKSTAICTGGFGRIYKATTNAVICDGGGHIIAHDTGVVPIGNPEAIQFHPTGIVPTDILVTEGCRGDGGTLLDVNEERFMNIYEPEKAELASRDVVSRWMTHHMRQGKGVKSAYGEHLWLDIRHLGDKHISTKLREVDEICKNFLNVDPRKQLIPVRPTQHYTMAGVRTNKDGAVYGLKGLFSAGEAACWDMHGFNRLGGNSLAETVVAGGIIGTKIVEFLKGYETQFKTDVIADAVRKQEERIQNLAHSKNGKENVYKVREELQEALMQGCFVFRSDPGLKTCIETLKGTLEKARKVGLVSNGMGANHEMGAALKIVGQVKLGLCIAKAALERTESRGSHNREDFTERNDRDWLKRTLAYWPEGNDMPDLKYEEVTPVYEIPPGDRGYGAGKIIEADKAEIEAKMIKR
- a CDS encoding fumarate hydratase, translated to MRTIKAETVIDAVAKMCVSANRYLPEDVRKRFEECAAAEDSPAAKEVFRQIKENWELAEKSGLPLCQDTGLAVYIVDVGEDVKVEGMTLREAITEGTRKGYEEGFLRKSSCDPLTRKNTGDNTPAIIHFDIVPGDKIKITFMAKGGGSENMSRVTMLAPAQGWAGIKKFVIERVAEAGPNPCPPTMVGIGVGGTFEYSALLAKKSLMRKVGTPSPDPEIAKLEAELMEDLNKLGIGPMGLGGKTTVFDVKIEMRPCHIASLPLAVNIQCHSSRHEEVIL
- a CDS encoding Fe-S-containing hydro-lyase, with product MAQYSLTTPLTDKDMEQLKAGDVVKLTGTIYTARDAAHKRLTDLLDNGEPLPFDLKGSVIYYVGPSPAPPGRPIGAAGPTTSYRMDTYAPRLHCLGQKASIGKGKRSDEVKQALKDNKAVYFGATGGAGALLSMCIKEAKVIAFDELGPEAIRELTVEDFPLLVINDCHGGELYAVPDRKAAGI
- a CDS encoding succinate dehydrogenase/fumarate reductase cytochrome b subunit, whose product is MAVDVSMHVVRPGKRDAVLDWLQMLTGAGLVAFMWCHMLLVSSVVLSPKLMNAIAGFFESTYMVQVGGPLIFLAFLLHFVLAARKIPFRSDGQAAIWQHAKMLKHRDTWLWIVQAVTAMIILVMGAIHMWVVLNDLPITAAKSAARVSDGWWLLFYLVLLPCVELHVSVGFYRIGVKWGVIKTEGRAKAKKFEFLLFSIFMIIGIITLIRFVTLM
- a CDS encoding malic enzyme-like NAD(P)-binding protein, with translation MALFTKQEALDYHSKGRRGKIEVVPVKPCATQKHLSMAYSPGVAEACLEIAKDKDKSFLYTGRGNLVGVVSNGTAVLGLGNIGPEAGKPVMEGKGVLFKVFADVDVFDINLDVTDPDELCAIVKSLEPTFGGINLEDIKAPECFYIEEKLKKEMNIPVFHDDQHGTAIISGAGLINAAEIAGKKIADMRLVVSGAGAAAVACTNFYMSLGIKLENVAMFDSRGHINKSRSGLNPQKQDFATDKEYKDLADAMKGADLFLGLSAKGIVSKEMVKSMADSPIIFACANPDPEITYTDAKEARPDAIMGTGRSDYPNQVNNVLGFPFIFRGALDVRATAINEEMKIAAANALAALAKEPAPDYVCKAYGVDKLEFGIDYIIPKPLDLRLIEFESAAVAQAAMDTGVAQITLDIEEYKKELRERLAASRVRVSDFVESYDLGI
- a CDS encoding TetR/AcrR family transcriptional regulator gives rise to the protein MTKKQKILLAAQEQFGEHGFTGTTLKMVADHAEVASGLVSHYFGNKDNLFLESGLALIDQMLSIFTQKADQADNGLDALRIFVESYFDFTSAHKTTFPTLLRCSPFSDENPQLDRHVIAAKFQTLIDQIETYLRKGIEDDSIKEVPLPQTSFLIYGHIVGAVRTVFLAPYQIPDLFEEACTFIIRSVAKN
- a CDS encoding fumarate reductase iron-sulfur subunit; protein product: MSRKLEFDIFRYNPQDKGSVPHMQTFVLDETENMTLFIALNRLREEQDPGLIFDFCCRAGICGACAMVVNGRPGLACQTKTIDLPTQITLLPLPVFKLIGDLSVDTGTWFREMYKSTESWIHTHKVFEDNAIEERMENDVAEQIYELERCIECGCCISACGTARLRDDFLGAAALNRVARFVVDPRDQRTDRDYFEIIGNDEGIFGCMGLLGCEDVCPKNLPLQNQLGFLRRKMGITAIKEIFRK